GGGTCTTATGGGTCTTATGGGTCTTATGGGTCTTATGGGTCTTATGGGTCGTATGGGTCGTATGGGTCGTATGGGTCAATATGGGTCATATGGGTCATATGGGTCGGGTCGTACTATGAAATCGCCCTGTACGAAGCATTGGTCCCATTACCGAAGCCCCAGTACGTCCTGCATGTCGTAGAATCCCGGTTTTGCGTTCAGCGCAAAGCGCGCCGCGGTGAGGGCGCCGTTCGCATAGTGATCGCGCGTCGAGGACTTGTGGGACAGCTCAATCCGCTCGCCCTGGCCGAAGAAGAACACGGTGTGATCGCCGATGACATCGCCGCCGCGGAGGGCGTGCATGCCGATTTCATTCCGGGGACGTTCGCCGATGAGGCCCTCGCGTCCGTGGGCCGTGTCCTTGGCATAGTCGAGACCGAGGGCCGCCGCCGCGTTCTCCGCGAGGCGCACCGCCGTGCCGCTGGGGCTGTCCTTCTTTAGATTGTGGTGGATTTCCATCACTTCGCAGTTATAGTCGAGACCCAACTTCTCCGCCGCCACTGTAGTGAGATAGAATAGAAGGTTTACGCCACGGCTCATATTGGGCGCATACACGATGGGAAGCTTCGTCGCGATTTCGCGCAGTTCATTCATCTGGGCTTCATTCAGGCCGGTGGTGCCGATGACCGACGGAATCCCCGCCGCGGCCGCCGCGCGCACGTTGTCCAGGCACACGCCCGCATACGTGAAGTCGATCATCACATCGGCCTGGGCCACGGCCTCGGCCGCGCTGCCGAGCACGATTACAGGATGGGGCGCGCCGGATTCGGCGCCTACGGACAATACCGTGCCCGCGTTCGACGGGGCATCGAAGGCACTGCCGATCTCCGCGTCGTCCGCCGCCACCGTCATCTCCAAAATACGCCGACCCATGCGGCCCAAAGCGCCCGCCATGCAAATCTTCATTGTATTGTCTCTCCAGCCAGTGGGGTTGAGGGTAAGTTGGAATTATACCCCCTGCCATGCGCACAGTAAAAGCGCGGTACGAATAGTTTCGCGGTTTACGGGGTATTTCCGTACAATAAGACCAACGAGGAGATCCCCATGGACACACCGCCCCCCATGCCGCCTGTCGAGTACGAAGGCCCCATCTTCGATGTTTTCGGGAACATTCTGAAAATGATCCGCGTCTTTGCCATCCTTTGCGCCATCGTCTTTACCGGTGCGGGCGGCATGCTCGCCTGGGAGTTCTTCTTCTTCGTGAAGGACATCGTTCAGGCGCCGGGGCCGATTGTCGAACAATGGCAAACGGCCATGGCCCCCGATCAGGAGCTCTTCGGCGCGGCGGCAGCCCCGTTTGCGCCGTCGACTTCGGCCTCGGTTCCCGCAACGGCTGCAGCACCGGCTCCGGAGGCCGCAACTCCGGACACGCCGACTCCGGTCCCTGCCGCACCGGAGGTCTCGGTTCCGCCCAACGTGCCGGAGGCGACAACGGCACCCGAGCCGGTTGACGAAGTCCCCGCCCCGCTTCACCCGTCCCACAACGACGACGCGGAACTCTTCCTCAACTTCGCGAGTTCGGTCCTGGATCGCTTTGAGGCGGGTCACTACAGTTGGCTGGTGGGCATGTGCTTCCTGGCCGTTTTCTGCGGGATCCTCGGGAAGGTGCCGGGCGTGATGATATCCGTGGGGGCGAAGGTGCTCGTGGAGCTGCTCAACGCCGACAAGCCCAAACCCCGAGGGCCGGCAGGGATCTGACTAAAGCTGGTTCATCCGGATTAGGGGTACCGGGTGCGGCCCGACCGTAAGGAAAGGGTTCCGGCAAGAGTGCCACGCGATCCGCCTACGGCGGTTCGTGTGCCCGTGGCGAAGTGCACCTCGTTTGTCGGCGGAAACTTGACCGGTCCTTTCTTGCCGCGCCCCCGTCCTGATCGCGGACATGGTTCCAGGCATTCCGTAATGAACACCCCGCTCGGTAGCGGCTCTCCCTCTACCGCCGCCGATTTCGCGGCTCAGGGCACACGAATCGGCGTTGCCGAATCGCGTGGCACGCCCGCCATCGTATTGAACGCAATCGAATTCCATCCGTCGCACGCCAAAGCGCGCATTTTCGAACCGGATGACCCGCTTCTCTATGTGGGCCGGTGTAATTCGGCGGGAAAATCCTACGCTGAACGTTGCCCAGTTTCCGCCCGCGCCTCAATCCGCCTTCAACAACCCCGCGCGCCGTTTGCGCATGTTGTCGTAGTAGACCAGGGCGATAATGAGCACGCCGACGAGCACCTGCTGCCAGTAGGGGTCCAGGTTTTCG
This window of the Candidatus Hydrogenedentota bacterium genome carries:
- a CDS encoding 4-hydroxy-tetrahydrodipicolinate reductase, with the translated sequence MKICMAGALGRMGRRILEMTVAADDAEIGSAFDAPSNAGTVLSVGAESGAPHPVIVLGSAAEAVAQADVMIDFTYAGVCLDNVRAAAAAGIPSVIGTTGLNEAQMNELREIATKLPIVYAPNMSRGVNLLFYLTTVAAEKLGLDYNCEVMEIHHNLKKDSPSGTAVRLAENAAAALGLDYAKDTAHGREGLIGERPRNEIGMHALRGGDVIGDHTVFFFGQGERIELSHKSSTRDHYANGALTAARFALNAKPGFYDMQDVLGLR